The following coding sequences lie in one Listeria ivanovii subsp. londoniensis genomic window:
- a CDS encoding ABC transporter permease, producing MTAILATIVSSTLLMAGPLIFTALGGVYSERGGVVNIGLEGMMVMGAFSAIVFNLTFQDTFGALTPWISLIAAMLVGGIFSLVHAVATINFRADHVISGVAINFLATGLSLFLVKVIYDKGQTDQIKYYFGKPDIPVLSDIPVIGDIFFKNVPVMSYVAILFAIVSWFIIYKTRFGLRLRSVGEHPLAADTMGIKVRWMRYQGVIISGILGGLGGAVYAQSFTLDFGHSTISGQGYMALAAMIFGKWNPLGAMGAAIFFGFAQCLAISGGSLPFFKDIPDVYLQIAPYVLTILALVGFIGKSEAPKADGVNYIKGK from the coding sequence ATGACAGCCATTTTAGCGACAATTGTTTCTAGTACACTGCTTATGGCAGGCCCGCTAATTTTCACTGCACTCGGGGGCGTTTATTCTGAACGTGGTGGTGTAGTTAACATTGGCCTAGAAGGTATGATGGTAATGGGGGCATTCTCAGCTATCGTCTTTAACCTTACTTTCCAAGATACTTTTGGGGCCTTAACTCCTTGGATATCACTTATTGCGGCAATGCTTGTTGGGGGAATCTTCTCACTAGTTCATGCCGTTGCAACGATTAATTTCCGTGCTGACCATGTAATCAGTGGTGTAGCCATTAACTTTTTAGCAACAGGTCTATCTTTATTCCTTGTAAAAGTTATTTATGATAAAGGCCAAACAGATCAAATTAAGTATTACTTTGGAAAACCGGATATTCCTGTTTTAAGTGATATCCCGGTTATTGGCGATATTTTCTTCAAAAACGTTCCGGTAATGAGTTATGTTGCGATTTTGTTTGCAATCGTTTCGTGGTTTATTATATACAAAACCCGCTTTGGCCTTCGTCTTCGTTCTGTAGGGGAACATCCTCTAGCAGCTGATACGATGGGAATCAAAGTTCGCTGGATGAGATATCAAGGAGTTATCATCTCTGGAATTCTCGGTGGACTTGGTGGTGCAGTTTATGCCCAATCATTTACACTTGATTTTGGTCATTCCACTATTTCTGGTCAAGGTTATATGGCACTTGCCGCGATGATTTTTGGTAAATGGAACCCACTTGGCGCAATGGGAGCTGCCATTTTCTTCGGATTTGCGCAATGTTTGGCCATTTCTGGTGGTTCATTACCATTCTTCAAAGACATTCCAGACGTTTACTTACAAATTGCACCTTATGTGTTAACAATCCTTGCTCTAGTTGGTTTTATCGGTAAATCCGAAGCGCCAAAAGCAGACGGTGTGAACTACATTAAAGGGAAATAA
- the yfmF gene encoding EF-P 5-aminopentanol modification-associated protein YfmF produces MTDKIFQEKVGPVALTIVPTEKYKSNKIVFKFRAPLERKTVTKRSLLSILLETNSKNYPTQTAFRKQLANLYGANFYTTTAKKGNEHVLTMIFDMIDGQYVSDGDHILEDAFAFIEEALFHPNATNGVFDAETLTREKENLKSSLEGIYDDKIRFASKRLVEEMFQEDEYRFGAAGVLEDIDSITPEDLYTYYLQFITEDTVEIFICGDVTKKQVTPLIKKMAFSARPERKGVFYTKEAPKDVQIIHEKQAINQGKLVLGYQTDTLFGDGDFVALQLANGLLGGFANSKIFINVREKASLAYYASSRIDSFKGFMVISAGIDEVNYEQALNIIQEQIVAMKQGDFTNEELNQTKEMLVNQLLETNDQAQGLIELVYNNVLREADLDLNNWIAKIKATTKEEVVQAINKIKPDTIYFLSKGGEELHGKNHI; encoded by the coding sequence ATGACAGACAAAATATTTCAAGAAAAAGTTGGTCCGGTTGCACTAACTATCGTACCCACCGAAAAATATAAATCAAATAAAATTGTGTTTAAATTTCGCGCTCCATTAGAAAGAAAAACAGTAACAAAACGTTCCCTTCTTTCGATATTGTTAGAAACAAATAGTAAAAATTATCCTACACAAACTGCTTTTAGAAAACAATTAGCTAATTTATACGGTGCTAATTTCTACACAACGACAGCAAAAAAAGGTAACGAACACGTGTTAACAATGATTTTTGATATGATTGATGGACAATATGTTTCTGACGGCGACCATATTCTTGAAGATGCTTTTGCTTTTATTGAAGAGGCGCTTTTTCATCCGAATGCTACAAATGGTGTTTTTGATGCAGAAACACTTACAAGAGAAAAAGAAAATTTGAAAAGCAGTTTAGAAGGTATTTATGATGATAAAATTCGTTTTGCTTCTAAACGTTTGGTAGAAGAAATGTTTCAAGAGGATGAATATCGCTTTGGTGCAGCTGGAGTACTAGAAGATATCGATAGTATCACGCCTGAAGACTTATACACTTATTATTTACAATTTATCACAGAAGATACGGTAGAGATATTTATTTGTGGAGATGTCACGAAAAAACAAGTAACCCCTCTAATTAAAAAAATGGCTTTCTCAGCACGTCCAGAACGCAAAGGGGTGTTTTATACAAAAGAAGCACCAAAAGATGTACAAATTATTCATGAAAAACAAGCAATTAACCAAGGTAAACTGGTTTTAGGCTACCAAACAGATACATTGTTTGGTGATGGTGATTTTGTTGCTTTGCAGCTTGCAAATGGTTTATTAGGCGGTTTTGCTAATTCAAAAATCTTTATAAATGTGCGAGAAAAAGCTAGTTTAGCTTATTATGCATCCAGTCGAATTGATTCTTTTAAAGGATTTATGGTCATTTCTGCAGGTATTGATGAAGTGAACTATGAACAAGCTTTAAATATCATTCAAGAGCAGATAGTTGCTATGAAGCAAGGGGATTTTACGAATGAGGAATTAAATCAAACAAAAGAAATGCTTGTAAACCAATTGTTAGAAACGAATGATCAAGCGCAAGGATTAATTGAGCTTGTATACAATAATGTACTAAGGGAAGCTGATTTAGATCTTAATAATTGGATTGCAAAAATAAAAGCAACCACAAAAGAAGAAGTGGTTCAAGCGATTAATAAAATCAAACCAGATACCATTTATTTCTTAAGCAAGGGAGGAGAAGAACTTCATGGAAAAAATCACATTTGA
- a CDS encoding BMP family lipoprotein produces the protein MKKRTFALALSMIIASGVVLGACGSSSDDKKSSDDKSSKDFTVAMVTDTGGVDDRSFNQSAWEGLQKFGKANDMEKGTDGYNYLQSASEADYKTNLNTAVRSDYDLIYGIGYKLKDAIEEVSKQKPKNQFAIVDDTIDDRDNVVSIGFKDNDGSYLVGVVAGLTTKTDKVGFVGGVKGAVIDRFEAGFTAGVKAVNPDAQIDVQYANDFAKADKGQQIASSMYSNGVDIIFHAAGGTGNGVFAEAKNLKKKDPSRAVWVIGVDRDQWDEGKVTANDGKDYNVTLTSEIKRVDIAVEDLATRTKAGDFPGGTKIEYGLDKDAVGLSEHQDNISKDVLAKVEEYKQKIVDGDIKVPEKP, from the coding sequence GTGAAAAAGCGTACATTTGCTTTAGCACTATCAATGATTATTGCTTCTGGCGTTGTCCTAGGTGCTTGTGGTTCAAGCAGCGACGATAAAAAAAGTAGCGATGATAAGAGCAGTAAAGATTTTACAGTAGCAATGGTTACAGATACTGGTGGCGTTGATGACCGTTCGTTTAACCAATCAGCATGGGAAGGCTTACAAAAATTCGGTAAAGCTAACGACATGGAAAAAGGTACAGATGGTTACAACTACTTACAATCAGCATCTGAAGCAGATTACAAAACTAACTTAAACACTGCTGTTCGTAGCGACTATGATTTGATTTACGGAATTGGTTATAAACTTAAAGATGCAATTGAAGAAGTTTCTAAACAAAAACCTAAAAATCAATTCGCTATTGTGGATGACACAATTGATGACCGTGATAATGTAGTAAGTATTGGATTTAAAGATAACGATGGTTCTTACCTAGTTGGTGTTGTAGCTGGCTTAACAACAAAAACTGATAAAGTTGGATTTGTTGGTGGAGTAAAAGGCGCTGTTATCGACCGTTTTGAAGCTGGTTTTACTGCTGGCGTAAAAGCTGTTAATCCTGATGCACAAATTGATGTTCAATATGCAAACGATTTCGCCAAAGCTGACAAAGGTCAACAAATCGCTTCATCCATGTATTCAAATGGCGTAGATATCATTTTCCACGCTGCTGGTGGTACTGGTAACGGTGTCTTTGCAGAAGCGAAAAACTTGAAGAAAAAAGATCCTAGCCGTGCTGTTTGGGTAATCGGTGTTGACCGTGACCAATGGGACGAAGGAAAAGTTACAGCAAACGATGGCAAAGATTACAATGTAACTCTTACATCTGAAATTAAACGTGTGGATATCGCTGTAGAAGATCTTGCAACGCGCACAAAAGCTGGAGATTTCCCTGGTGGAACTAAAATTGAATATGGTCTTGATAAAGATGCTGTAGGGCTATCTGAACATCAAGATAATATTTCTAAAGATGTTTTAGCTAAAGTGGAAGAATACAAACAAAAAATCGTTGATGGGGATATTAAAGTTCCTGAAAAACCTTGA
- a CDS encoding FtsK/SpoIIIE family DNA translocase: protein MATQKKKTTGRKKTTSRSKKKKTVSLRSEIFGVILVAIGIVGILQLGFVGKVFFALSEMWVGLLSYVLLAGLVILGGYLVIKRQRPRFFSKRLVGIYLIILGFSTYIHMYFIVHTLGLDSSVFLGTWKLVLENLFRPNQVGFVGAGMVGAAITSVTYFLVDRLGTNIIAVLLIVYGFSLVSGISIRQFFAKIADFVRFLFSKGKAATEKGKEVKAKRDRKKAEKAVEEEVEEVEAEVIEVEQEREEKLPPIISNFSSKLEQEKPSLEEKAEVDKKESDLVLFEQESFENEIYQLPPVDILAPAKVTDQSKEYDQIKVNAKKLEDTFNSFGVKAKITQVHLGPAVTKYEVQPSVGVKVSKIVSLSDDIALALAAKDIRIEAPIPGKSAIGIEVANQNVAMVSLREVLENNPKNNPDEKLQIALGRDISGEAMMANLDKMPHLLVAGATGSGKSVCINGIITSILLRAKPHEVKMMMIDPKMVELNVYNGIPHLLAPVVTNPKKAAQALQKVVAEMERRYDLFSHTGTRNMQGYNEHVKKHNELNEEKQAELPFIVVIVDELADLMMVASNDVEDAITRLAQMARAAGIHLIIATQRPSVDVITGVIKANIPSRIAFAVSSSIDSRTILDMGGAEKLLGRGDMLLLPVGSSKPTRIQGAFLSDAEVEDVVNYVISQQKAQYNEEMIPDDIPEVEGEVTDELYHDAVDLVVEMQTASVSMLQRKFRIGYNRAARLIDEMEQRGVVGPHEGSKPRRVNVETTSENE from the coding sequence ATGGCGACGCAAAAGAAAAAAACGACTGGACGCAAGAAAACAACTAGCCGTTCAAAAAAGAAAAAAACCGTATCATTACGCTCAGAAATATTTGGCGTTATTTTAGTAGCAATTGGGATAGTCGGGATTTTACAATTAGGTTTCGTTGGTAAAGTTTTCTTTGCACTTTCTGAAATGTGGGTAGGGTTGTTGAGTTATGTATTGTTAGCAGGCCTTGTCATTCTTGGTGGCTATTTGGTAATTAAAAGACAGCGGCCACGTTTTTTTAGCAAGCGGTTAGTCGGGATTTATTTAATTATTTTAGGATTTTCAACATATATACATATGTATTTTATCGTGCATACACTTGGACTTGATAGTTCCGTTTTTCTAGGTACATGGAAATTAGTTCTGGAGAATTTATTCCGACCAAACCAAGTAGGTTTTGTTGGTGCAGGGATGGTAGGAGCAGCGATTACTTCTGTTACTTACTTTTTAGTTGATCGTTTAGGCACTAATATTATTGCTGTTTTATTAATTGTTTATGGATTTTCGCTAGTTTCTGGAATATCCATACGCCAATTTTTTGCTAAAATAGCTGATTTTGTTCGCTTCTTGTTTTCTAAAGGTAAAGCAGCAACAGAAAAAGGCAAAGAAGTAAAAGCGAAACGTGATCGGAAGAAAGCAGAAAAAGCAGTAGAGGAAGAAGTCGAAGAAGTGGAAGCGGAAGTCATCGAAGTAGAGCAAGAAAGAGAAGAAAAATTACCACCAATTATTTCTAATTTCAGTTCGAAACTCGAGCAGGAAAAACCCTCGCTAGAAGAAAAAGCAGAAGTAGATAAGAAAGAGTCTGATTTAGTCCTTTTTGAACAAGAATCTTTTGAAAACGAAATTTATCAATTACCACCAGTGGACATTTTAGCACCTGCGAAAGTAACAGATCAAAGTAAAGAATATGACCAAATAAAAGTAAATGCGAAAAAATTAGAAGATACATTCAATAGTTTTGGCGTAAAAGCAAAAATCACACAAGTTCACCTTGGACCTGCTGTTACAAAATATGAAGTACAGCCATCTGTTGGTGTTAAAGTAAGTAAGATTGTTTCTTTAAGTGATGATATCGCACTTGCTCTAGCTGCAAAAGATATCCGAATTGAAGCGCCAATACCAGGGAAGTCTGCCATTGGAATTGAAGTGGCAAACCAAAATGTAGCCATGGTTTCATTACGAGAAGTCCTAGAAAATAATCCAAAAAATAATCCTGATGAAAAACTTCAAATTGCACTTGGACGGGATATTTCTGGAGAAGCGATGATGGCGAATTTAGATAAAATGCCTCATTTACTTGTAGCAGGAGCAACAGGAAGTGGAAAATCTGTCTGTATTAATGGTATTATCACAAGTATTTTACTCCGCGCTAAACCACATGAAGTAAAAATGATGATGATTGATCCAAAAATGGTGGAATTAAATGTTTATAATGGAATTCCGCATCTACTTGCCCCTGTTGTAACTAACCCTAAAAAAGCCGCACAAGCTCTTCAAAAAGTAGTTGCGGAGATGGAACGACGTTATGATTTGTTCTCTCATACGGGGACTCGTAATATGCAAGGTTACAATGAACATGTAAAAAAACACAATGAATTAAATGAAGAAAAGCAAGCTGAGTTGCCCTTTATTGTGGTCATTGTTGATGAGTTAGCTGATTTAATGATGGTTGCGTCCAATGATGTAGAAGATGCCATTACAAGGCTTGCACAAATGGCACGTGCGGCGGGAATTCATTTAATTATCGCGACACAAAGGCCTTCTGTAGATGTCATTACTGGTGTTATTAAAGCCAATATACCTTCAAGAATTGCCTTTGCTGTTTCTAGTTCGATTGACTCTAGAACGATTCTGGATATGGGTGGGGCAGAGAAATTACTTGGTCGTGGTGACATGTTATTACTTCCAGTTGGCTCGAGCAAACCGACACGAATTCAAGGCGCTTTTTTATCTGACGCAGAAGTGGAAGATGTCGTCAATTATGTTATTTCGCAACAAAAAGCACAGTATAACGAAGAGATGATCCCTGATGATATTCCTGAGGTAGAGGGAGAAGTGACAGATGAATTATATCATGATGCAGTAGACCTTGTAGTCGAAATGCAGACAGCTTCCGTCTCAATGCTACAAAGGAAGTTCCGGATTGGCTATAATCGTGCTGCTCGCTTGATTGATGAAATGGAGCAAAGAGGGGTAGTCGGACCTCACGAAGGTAGCAAACCTAGACGAGTCAATGTAGAAACAACTTCGGAAAACGAATAA
- a CDS encoding ABC transporter ATP-binding protein: MDFVIEMLGIRKEFSGFVANDNITLQLKQGEIHALLGENGAGKSTLMNVLFGLYEPDGGEIRVRGKKENINSPNKANELGIGMVHQHFMLVDKFTVAENIILGKEPSKLGVIEKKKAVEEIKEISDRYGLRVDPNAIVRDISIGMQQRVEILKTLYRGADILIFDEPTAVLTPQEIKELIQIMRSLIKEGKSIILITHKLKEIMDVCDRVTVIRRGKGMGTVNVPETTPQDLANLMVGREVVFTTEKTEAHPGKDVLEVKDLVVKESRGVESVRGLNLTVRAGEIVGIAGVDGNGQSELISAIAGLSKVTSGTIQLNGEHIENKKPRKITEAGLGHIPEDRHKHGLVLEMSLGENIALQTYYKKPISSKGFLNHKAMYEFARELIEEYDVRASSEYVAAKSLSGGNQQKAIIAREIHRNPDFLIAAQPTRGLDVGAIEFIHRRLIEQRDNGKAVLLMSFELDEIMNVSDRIAVIYEGKIVAIVDPKETTEQELGLMMAGSSKQEAETGEKEHV, from the coding sequence GTGGACTTTGTTATTGAAATGTTAGGAATCAGGAAGGAATTCTCTGGATTTGTAGCAAATGATAACATTACCTTACAGTTAAAGCAGGGCGAAATCCATGCTTTGTTAGGTGAGAATGGCGCAGGGAAATCTACGCTAATGAACGTCTTGTTTGGTTTATATGAACCAGATGGTGGCGAAATTCGCGTTCGCGGCAAAAAAGAAAATATCAATAGCCCGAACAAAGCGAATGAACTTGGAATCGGCATGGTCCATCAGCATTTCATGTTAGTGGATAAATTTACGGTTGCTGAGAACATCATTCTTGGAAAAGAGCCAAGCAAACTAGGTGTTATCGAGAAGAAAAAAGCAGTAGAGGAAATAAAAGAAATTTCTGATCGTTACGGTTTGCGTGTAGATCCAAATGCAATTGTGAGAGATATTTCCATCGGTATGCAACAACGGGTTGAGATTTTAAAAACACTTTATCGTGGAGCAGACATTTTAATTTTCGATGAACCAACCGCTGTTTTGACACCTCAAGAAATTAAAGAATTGATTCAAATTATGCGTTCACTAATTAAAGAAGGCAAATCAATTATTCTAATTACACATAAATTAAAAGAAATTATGGATGTTTGTGATCGTGTAACTGTTATCCGCCGTGGTAAAGGCATGGGTACGGTGAACGTTCCTGAAACAACGCCACAAGATTTGGCCAATTTAATGGTTGGTCGTGAAGTTGTCTTTACAACCGAAAAAACCGAAGCACATCCTGGTAAAGATGTTTTGGAAGTGAAAGATTTAGTCGTCAAAGAAAGTCGTGGTGTCGAAAGTGTTCGTGGACTTAATTTAACTGTTAGAGCTGGGGAAATTGTTGGAATTGCAGGAGTAGACGGAAACGGCCAAAGTGAGCTAATTTCTGCAATTGCTGGTCTTTCCAAAGTAACAAGCGGTACTATTCAATTAAATGGCGAACATATTGAAAATAAAAAACCTCGTAAAATAACCGAGGCTGGTCTAGGACATATCCCAGAAGATCGTCATAAACATGGTTTAGTACTGGAAATGTCACTTGGAGAAAATATTGCGTTACAAACTTATTACAAGAAACCGATTTCTAGCAAAGGCTTTTTAAATCACAAAGCAATGTATGAGTTTGCTCGTGAACTGATTGAAGAATACGATGTTCGTGCAAGTAGCGAATACGTAGCAGCAAAATCGCTTTCAGGTGGTAACCAACAAAAAGCGATTATTGCGAGGGAGATTCATCGTAATCCAGATTTCTTAATTGCGGCTCAACCAACACGCGGACTTGATGTTGGGGCAATTGAATTCATCCATCGGCGTTTAATTGAACAACGAGATAATGGAAAAGCAGTGTTACTTATGTCGTTTGAACTAGATGAAATTATGAATGTTAGTGATCGAATTGCTGTTATTTATGAAGGGAAAATTGTTGCTATTGTTGACCCGAAAGAAACAACAGAGCAAGAACTTGGTTTAATGATGGCTGGTTCATCCAAACAAGAAGCGGAAACGGGGGAAAAAGAACATGTCTAA
- a CDS encoding ABC transporter permease, with protein sequence MSKRLQALVIPITAVILGLICGAIIMLIFGYDPIAGYSALVEGVIGEPFYIGETIRQATPYILVGLSVAVAFKAGLFNIGAEGQMLMGWLGSIIIAVNFDGLTKWIHLPLAIITGMVFGAIWAFIPGILKATLRVNEVIVTIMLNYTALYIFNYVVQNLLTDGLDKTEAIHESASLQSELLQSMTDYSSLHWGILIALGFALIIWLMLNKTTFGYEIEAVGFNENASQYAGMSVKKTIIFSMVIAGALAGLGGVMEGLGTYGNAYVLASSPGIGFDGIAVALLGGSSPIGIVFSAILFGALKVGALNMPAVAGVPNELVNVIIALIIFFVASSYIIRWAMAKFKKGAKAE encoded by the coding sequence ATGTCTAAACGACTACAAGCGTTAGTTATCCCAATTACTGCCGTTATTCTTGGGCTCATCTGTGGTGCGATTATCATGCTTATTTTTGGATATGATCCAATTGCTGGCTACTCAGCACTCGTTGAAGGTGTTATTGGTGAACCGTTCTATATTGGTGAAACTATTCGTCAAGCCACACCTTATATTTTAGTTGGTTTGTCTGTTGCTGTTGCCTTTAAAGCTGGTCTTTTCAATATTGGGGCAGAAGGTCAAATGTTGATGGGGTGGTTAGGGTCTATCATTATAGCAGTAAATTTTGACGGATTAACAAAATGGATTCATTTGCCACTTGCGATTATTACTGGGATGGTTTTCGGTGCTATTTGGGCATTTATTCCAGGTATTTTAAAAGCAACTTTACGTGTAAATGAAGTTATTGTAACTATCATGCTTAATTACACAGCACTTTATATTTTCAACTATGTGGTACAAAATTTACTTACAGATGGTTTAGATAAAACGGAGGCTATTCATGAATCAGCTTCTTTACAATCAGAACTATTACAATCAATGACCGATTATTCTTCGCTTCATTGGGGAATATTGATTGCCCTTGGTTTTGCACTTATCATTTGGTTAATGTTAAATAAAACGACATTTGGTTATGAAATCGAAGCAGTTGGATTTAACGAAAATGCTTCACAGTATGCCGGTATGAGTGTAAAGAAAACAATTATCTTTTCAATGGTTATTGCCGGAGCGCTTGCAGGTCTTGGTGGCGTAATGGAAGGACTTGGAACATACGGAAATGCATATGTATTAGCTTCTTCTCCTGGTATAGGTTTTGATGGTATCGCTGTAGCATTACTAGGTGGAAGTTCTCCAATCGGAATCGTCTTCTCGGCAATTTTGTTTGGTGCGTTAAAAGTTGGTGCACTAAATATGCCAGCAGTAGCAGGCGTTCCAAACGAATTAGTTAATGTCATTATCGCTCTGATTATCTTCTTTGTGGCATCCAGCTACATTATACGCTGGGCGATGGCAAAATTTAAGAAGGGGGCGAAAGCAGAATGA
- the yfmH gene encoding EF-P 5-aminopentanol modification-associated protein YfmH, which produces MEKITFEQVKEAVFHEKMENGLQVYLLPKKGFSKTYAVFTTNYGSIDNNFAPIGETEFKKVPDGIAHFLEHKMFEKKDGDVFFKFGEKGAFTNAFTSFTKTAYLFSSTSRVEENLETLIDFVQEPYFTEETVEKEKGIIGQEIRMYDDDPDFRAYFGVIENMYHNHPVKIDIAGTVESIAEINKDLLYLCYNTFYHPSNMVLFVVGNLEPEEMMNQIRANQSKKSFPKASPIKRHFPEEPKTVAVKERKMKFPVQIAKNLVGIKEDIGSLEGQAAIKQEIIGDIALEMLFGTTSDTYLALYNEGIIDDTFGYDYTLQDSFSFVLVGGDAKNPDEQTAKILEAIQGAAKNGLQAADLALVKRKRIGQFLRSLNSPEFIANQFSQYVMKSASLFDILPLMETVTLEEVNAFVKNLDAQERTTTFQLLPE; this is translated from the coding sequence ATGGAAAAAATCACATTTGAGCAAGTAAAAGAAGCTGTTTTCCATGAGAAAATGGAGAATGGTTTACAAGTCTATCTTCTTCCTAAAAAAGGTTTTAGCAAGACTTACGCAGTATTTACAACAAACTATGGTTCTATTGATAACAATTTTGCACCAATCGGAGAAACAGAATTCAAAAAAGTACCAGATGGAATTGCGCACTTTTTAGAACATAAAATGTTTGAAAAAAAAGATGGCGATGTATTTTTTAAATTTGGAGAAAAAGGAGCATTTACAAACGCCTTTACTTCTTTTACAAAAACAGCTTATCTTTTCTCGAGTACATCACGCGTGGAAGAAAATCTAGAAACGTTAATTGATTTTGTACAAGAGCCATATTTTACAGAAGAAACGGTGGAAAAGGAAAAAGGTATTATCGGACAAGAAATTAGAATGTATGATGATGATCCGGATTTCCGAGCATATTTTGGTGTCATCGAAAACATGTACCACAATCATCCAGTGAAAATTGACATTGCTGGAACAGTGGAATCCATAGCAGAAATCAACAAAGATTTATTATACCTATGCTATAACACTTTTTATCACCCAAGTAATATGGTATTATTTGTTGTTGGGAATCTAGAACCTGAAGAAATGATGAACCAAATTCGTGCTAACCAATCGAAAAAATCATTTCCAAAAGCATCACCTATCAAACGACACTTTCCAGAAGAACCAAAAACAGTTGCTGTAAAAGAACGCAAAATGAAATTTCCGGTTCAAATCGCGAAAAATTTAGTGGGGATTAAAGAAGATATTGGCTCGTTAGAAGGTCAAGCAGCAATTAAACAAGAAATTATTGGTGACATAGCTCTTGAAATGTTATTTGGAACAACTTCTGACACCTACTTAGCACTATATAATGAAGGGATTATTGACGACACATTTGGTTACGATTATACTCTCCAAGATAGCTTTTCATTTGTGCTTGTTGGTGGCGATGCGAAAAATCCAGACGAACAAACAGCCAAAATATTAGAAGCTATTCAAGGAGCAGCCAAAAATGGTTTACAAGCAGCTGATTTGGCACTTGTAAAAAGAAAACGTATTGGGCAGTTTTTACGCTCACTTAATTCACCAGAGTTCATTGCTAACCAATTTAGCCAATATGTCATGAAATCTGCTTCCTTGTTTGATATTTTACCATTAATGGAAACAGTGACGTTGGAAGAGGTTAATGCATTCGTGAAGAACTT
- the proG gene encoding pyrroline-5-carboxylate reductase ProG: protein MTKIGFIGFGSMATLIATKMLKAKVTSPEEIIIYSSSENEHLKNFYDQYPTSELAANEAEVFTKAEHSFICKLPLAVLPLIKDCSSVLTSERHVISIAASISTKDILDIVPNLQISKLIPSLTTAVGIGTTLIVHSDQVMSYNRQWLETAFDSFGHVMTIREENMEIASDLTSSSPGIIAAIFEQFMEAALRRSSLSDAEVFQMINFSLAGTSKLLVEEDYTFSGLIERVATKGGITAEGVELSQKQLPAFFDELLNRTQDKYSQSKLEIEKQKKDLLS, encoded by the coding sequence ATGACAAAAATAGGCTTTATCGGTTTTGGGAGTATGGCAACTTTAATTGCTACGAAAATGCTAAAAGCAAAAGTAACATCACCAGAGGAAATCATTATTTATTCTAGTTCTGAAAATGAACATTTGAAAAATTTCTATGATCAGTATCCTACTTCGGAATTAGCGGCAAATGAAGCAGAGGTTTTCACAAAAGCCGAACATAGTTTTATTTGTAAACTGCCACTAGCTGTTCTACCGCTCATAAAAGACTGTTCCTCTGTGCTTACATCAGAACGTCACGTAATTTCCATTGCAGCTAGTATTAGTACTAAGGATATTCTAGATATAGTACCTAATTTACAAATAAGTAAATTAATCCCTTCTCTTACAACTGCCGTTGGTATCGGAACAACACTTATCGTTCATTCAGATCAAGTTATGAGCTATAATCGTCAATGGTTAGAAACTGCTTTTGACTCATTTGGACATGTCATGACGATTCGAGAGGAAAATATGGAGATTGCGAGTGATTTAACTAGTTCTTCCCCTGGCATCATTGCAGCCATTTTTGAACAGTTCATGGAAGCCGCACTTCGAAGGTCTAGCCTTTCTGACGCTGAAGTTTTTCAAATGATTAATTTTTCACTTGCAGGAACTTCAAAACTATTAGTGGAAGAAGATTACACTTTTAGCGGCTTAATTGAACGAGTAGCAACAAAAGGTGGAATTACTGCAGAAGGTGTCGAGTTGAGCCAAAAACAATTACCTGCATTTTTTGATGAACTATTAAATCGAACGCAAGATAAATATTCACAGAGTAAACTAGAAATTGAGAAACAAAAAAAAGATTTACTTTCATAA